The DNA region GCCGGCGGCACCGACGCCTACCCGCCGCCGCCCGGCGCGGGCACGGACACGAACGGCGCCGGGACGAGCGGCACGACCGGCGCGGACACCTACCCGCCGCCGGCCGGCACCGGGACCGACGCGAGCGACGCCGGCACGACCGGCGGCGTCCAGCGCTGAGCGCGGCGGGCCGCGGCTGCCCCAGTCACCTCGGGTGAACGGGGGCGGCCGCGGCTCAGGACGCCGCGCGCCGCCTGGCCAGCGCCGCCTCGATCGCGGCGACCAGGCGCGCGGGGTCGAACGGCTTCTGCAGGAACACGTCCGCGCCCGCCCGGCGGAACGCGTCCTCCGCGTGCTCGTCGCCCGACATGCCGATGAGCACCGGATGGTGCCGGCTGGGCGCGTCGTGCACCGCGCGGATGACCTCGCCGCCGAGCCGCCCCGGCAGGCGGTGATCCACCACCCAGACGTCGGCCGGCGGGAGGTCCGCGAGCTGGAACACGCCCGCCTGGGCGGGCAGGCCGATGACCGCGTGGCCCATCCGCCGGAGCACGTCCACGAGCAGCTCGCGCAGATCCGCGTCGTCATCGATGACGACGATGCGCAATCCGGCCGTGGAGCCAGTCGCCCCCATGCCGCATTGATGGGGGCTCCCCGTCGATACGCGAACCCCCCGCGCGGGGTCGCCCCTGGTGATTGCGCAATCGGTGGTGATCGGATCTTCACGCTGCGATCGTGTCGCGCGAGAAGTTCACCGACGGTGTGCGACCCGGCGCCGCGCCGCGCGACGCCCGTCCCGCCTACGGGGGCCTTCCCGCCACGACGCGCGGCGCGCCGGCCTGGGCCGGCTCGGCCTCGAAGCTGCGCGCCGTCCCCGGAACGGCGAAGGGCCCCCCGCTGGCGCGAGGGGCCCTTCCGGAAGCCGTCCGCCGGCGCCGCGGCTACTTCGCGGTCCGGGCCTGCGGCTGCGCCGCGGCCGCCGCGGCCGCGCCCTTCGCCTTCGCCTTCTTCTTCTCGGCCCGCTCCTCCAGCCAGATGGTCATCGGGGCGGCGATGAACCAGGTGGAGTAGGTGCCGGAGATGATGCCGAACAGCATCGCCATGGAGAAGTCGAAGATGGTGCCGACGCCGTAGACGAGCAGGCCGATGAGCGAGAGCGCCGTCGCGAACGAGGTGAGGAAGGTGCGGCCCAGCACCTCGTTGATGGAGAGGTTCACGATGTCCGAGAGGCTCCGGCCGCGCAGCTTGGCCTGGTTCTCGCGGATGCGGTCGTAGATGACGACCGTGTCGTTCACCGAGTAGCCGACCACCGTCAGGATCACCGCGATCGAGGTCAGGTTGAACTCGCGGCCGGTGATGGTGAAGTAGCCCATGGTCATGATCGCGTCGTGCAGCATCGCGATGACCACGCCCGGGCTGAAGCGGAAGTCGAACCGCAGGCCGATGTACACCACGATGAGGCCGATGGCGTACAGGATGGCCTTCAGGCCCTGCGCCTGGAGCTCGCGGCCGGCCGCCGGGCCCACGTACTCGACCCGGCGCACGTTCGGCTGCGCGTCGCCCAGGTGGTCCTTCAGGCCCGCCTGGACGTTCTCCTGGATGCCCTGGGTGATGACGGCGTAGGAGCGCGTGCCGGCGGTGAGCCCCTGCTCCTCGCGGACGTCGCGCACCTTCACGCCGGCCGCCTCGACCGCCGCCCGGACCGCGGCGGCGTCCACCGCGCCCGAGAACTGGAAGTCGATCTTGTCGCCGAACTCGGGGTTGAACGCGAAGCCCGCCACCGGCAGCTTCGCCTTCACCGCGTCGGCCACCCGGGCCACGTCCGCCTCGGTGAGCAGCGAGATGCGCTCGACGCGGATGAGGAAGGTGTGCTCGGCCTCGGCGCCGTAGGTCTGGACCGAGGCGCCCTTGAAGCCGAGATCCTCGACCGTCTTGCGGATGTCGGCGGGGTCCACGGCCTTGCCGAACTGGACCTCCATCTCGGTGCCGCCCGCGAAGTCCACGCCCATGTTCAGGCCGTGGACGAACGGGAGCGACCACACGATGACCGCCAGGTTGACGACCAGCGAGAGCGCCACGGCGATGTGGCGCTTGCCCACGAAGTCGAACTTCGTGTCGTGGGGGATGATGTCGAAGGTCTTGAATTGCATCAGACGCTCAGGCGCGCCGTGTCGTGGCGCGTGAAGTACTCCATGATCACCCGGGTCACCACGATCGACGTGAACATCGAGGCGACCAGGCCGATGATCAGCGTCACCGCGAAGCCGCGGATCGGCCCCGACCCGTACTGGAACAGCACCACGCCGGCGACCAGCGTGGTCACGTGCGAGTCCACGATGGTCCAGAACACGCGGTCGTAGCCGAGCTGCACCGACTGCCGCACGTTGCGCCCGGCGCGCATCTCCTCGCGGATGCGCTCGTTGATGAGCACGTTCGCGTCCACCGCCATGCCGAGCGTGAGCACGAACCCGGCGATGCCCGGCAGCGTCAGCGTGGTGCCGATCATCGACATGACCGCCAGCACCAGCAGGCCGTTCAGCGCCAGCGCCACGTCGGCCACCAGGCCGGTGCCGCGGTAGTAGACGACCATGAACACGACCACCAGCGCGAGCCCGACCAGCGCCGCGAGCGTGCCCTTGCGCACCAGCTCCGGCCCGAGGGTGGCGCCCACGGTCCGCTCCTCGGTGATGGTCACCGGGGCGGGGAGCGCGCCGGCCTTCAGCACCAGCGCGATGCCGTTCGCCTCGTCGAACATGTCCTGCTGGTTGCGGCCCGAGCCCAGCGTGATCTGGCCGTTCGAGGAGATGCGGCCCTGGATGTAGGGCGCGGTCTCGACCTTGTCGTCGAGCACGGTCGCCATCCGGCGCCGCATGTTCTCGCTGGTGAGCTTGTCCATCAGCCGCGCGCCCTCGGGCGACATCTTGAAGGACACCACCGGGCGGCCGCGCTGCAGCGTGTCGGACTGGTCGATCGCCACCGCCGCGTCGGCGATGTAGTCGCCGGTCAGCTCGGTCTTCGCGCGGAGCAGGTAGGTCCGGTAGTAGGTGGTCTTGATGGGGCCCTGGCCGACCTGGCCCTCGCCGATGCCCACCACGTTCTTCTGCGGGTCGAGCAGCGGGTTCAGCTTCTCCGTGATCACCTTCTCGAGCTCGGTGCGGGTGTTCGCCGCCACCATGGTCGCCGCGCGCGAGCCGCCGCTCGGCAGCTCGACCGGCTCCACCGTCCAGCAGCCGCTCTCGGGCAGCGGGAGCGACAGCCCCTGGCGGTCGCCCTGGCACTGCGGGAGCTGCGTGCGGACCTGGTCGAGGACCGGGTTCTCGTCGTCGGCGATCTTGAACTCGAGCTGCGCGGTGCGGCCCAGCAGCTCCTTGGCCTTCTCCGGATCCTTGAAGCCCGGGAGCTGGACCTGGATCTGGTTGTTGGCCTTGGTCTTGATGTCGGGCTCGGTGACGCCCCACTTGTCCACGCGGTTGCGGATCACCTTCTCCGCCTGCTTCACCGCCTTCTCGCGGAAGTCGCGGAGCACCGAGTCCTTGAAGGCGAAGCGGACCGCGCCGTCCGGCGCGCCACCCGGCGAGTACATCTCCTCCGAGTAGCCGGTCGAGCCGAGCACCGCGTCCTTCACCTCGCCCGGGTTCGCGGCGCTCACCTCGACCTGCGCGCCGCCGCCGACCACCTTCGTGCCGGTGAACGCGACGTTCTTGCCCTTGAGGAACTCGCCGATCTCGTCGGCGCGGCGGGCGACCTTGGTCTTGACCGCGCGATCGACGTCCACGCCCATGGAGAGCAGGATGCCGCCCTGGAGGTCCAGGCCGAGGTTGAGGTGGTGCTTCGCGTCCGGCGCCCAGCCCGGCACCGAGGTGTCGTACGCCTCGGTGTTCCGCTGGTCGGGCGGGAGCTTGAAGTAGAACCAGCTCGGGACGAGCTGGTAGATCGACAGGATCGCGACCGCGACGACGAGCGCGACGCGCCAGTACCAGGAGCGTTCCATCTACTTCTTCCCCTCCGCCTTGGCCGGCTGGGCCTCGACCTGCTTCCACTGACCGGCGACCTGGCCCTTGAGCACGCGGAGCTTGGTCCCCGCGCCAACGTCGATGGTCACCGTGCGGTCCTCCACCAGCACGACCGTGCCGATGATCCCGCTCTGCGTCACCACCTCGTCGCCCTTCTTCAGGGCGGTCACGAACGCCTGGTGCGCCTTCGCCTGCTTCGCCTGCGGGCGGAAGAAGACGAAGTAGAAGACCACCGCGATCGCGATGAACGGCAGGAAGGTGACGATGGGGTTCTGCGCCTGACCGTCGGCGGTCTGCGACAGGAAGGCGTGCAGGACGGGATGCATGGATGTGCTCCGGAGCTCGATTCGCTTGGGTGAGAAAAAGCGCTGTGTTCTAGCGTGATTTCGACGAGGGCCGCAACCCCTTTGTTCCCCGCCGGGGCCCCCGGGCGTGCGCGCCCGCGCACACCCGGCCGGCGGGCCCCGTCAGCCGTCGCCCGCCGCGCGCCAGGCGGCCAGCCGCTCGGCGCGGAACGCCGCGAACCGGCCCTCCTCGATGGCGCGCCGGGCCTCCGCCATGAGCGACAGGTAGAAGTGCAGGTTGTGCAGGGTGTTCGCGCGCAGCGCCAGGATCTCGCCGGCCTTGAACAGGTGGCGGAGGTAGGCGCGGGTGAACGTCCGGCACGCGTAGCACCCGCACTCGGGGTCGGCCGGCCGCTCGTCGTCGGCGTAGCGCGCGTTGCGGATCACGACCTTGCCGCGGCTCGTGAACAGCAGCCCGTTCCGCGCGGTGCGGGTGGGGAGCACGCAGTCGAACATGTCCACGCCGGCGGCGATCCCGGCGAGCAGGTCCTCCGGCGTGCCCACGCCCATGAGGTAGCGCGGCTTCTCGCGCGGCAGCCGGGGCGCGTCCCGCGCCACGCCGTCCCACATCTCGGCCGGCGTCTCGCCCACCGCGTAGCCGCCCAGCGCGTAGCCGGGCAGGTCGAGCGCGGCCGCCTCCTCGATGGCCCGGGCCCGCAGGTCCCCGTGCAGCCCGCCCTGCGCGATGCCGAACAGCGCGCAGCGCGGCCCCTCGCGCGCCTCGATCTCCCGCCACGCGTCGCGGCACCGCACCAGCCACCGCTGCGTGCGCGCCAGCGACAGCTCGTGGTAGGCGCGGTCGGCGAGCGCCGGCGGGCACTCGTCGAACGCCATGATCACGTCGGCGCCGAGCGCCTCCTGGACCTCGATGGCCTTCTCCGGGGAGAGGAAGTGGCGCGAGCCGTCGAGGTGGCTGCGGAAGGTGACGCCCTCCTCCGAGATCTCGACCAGCCCCGGCCCGCCGCGCTCGCGGCCGGCGCCCTTCTCGCCCAGGCTGAACACCTGGAAGCCGCCCGAGTCGGTGAGCACCGCGCCGGGCCAGGACATGAAGCGGTGCAGCCGGCCGAGCCGCTGGATCCGCTCGTGCCCCGGGCGCAGGTACAGGTGGTAGGTGTTCGCGAGCACGATGCCGGCGCCCAGCGCCTGCAGGTCGCGCGGCTCGAGCGTCTTCACCGTGGCGGCGGTGCCCACCGGCATGAACACCGGCGTCTCGACGGTGCCGTGCGCGGTCTCGAGCCGCCCGCGGCGGGCGGCGCCGTCCTCGGCGAGGAGCTGGAAGCGGATCACCGGGCCGGTGTCGCCCGGGCCGCCGGGCCTGTCAAGCCGGGCGCCGGCCGGCGCGCGCCACCCCGGCCACCACGCCGCGCCAGGCCCGGCCCGCCCGCCCCTCCAGCACGAGCCGCAGCCCGGCGGTCCGCTCCACCGCGCCGCCGGGCTGGTTCCAGCACACCACCGCCCGCGCCGCGGGCGCGAACACCCCGCGCCCGAGCCGGAGCAGGACGAGATCGCCGACCAGCGGGAGCTGCCCCGGCCAGCGCACCGCGCACCCGCCGTCCGAGACGTTGAGCGCGCTCGTGTCGAACGCGCCGCCGCCGTGCTCGACCCGCAGCGGCAGGTCGCAGGGGAAGCGCGGCGCCCGCTCCTGGAACG from Anaeromyxobacter dehalogenans 2CP-C includes:
- the yajC gene encoding preprotein translocase subunit YajC, whose protein sequence is MHPVLHAFLSQTADGQAQNPIVTFLPFIAIAVVFYFVFFRPQAKQAKAHQAFVTALKKGDEVVTQSGIIGTVVLVEDRTVTIDVGAGTKLRVLKGQVAGQWKQVEAQPAKAEGKK
- a CDS encoding PilZ domain-containing protein — its product is MHSVSVNVEPGQYLAGWRPEAGQLFVPALSDSRVGDRVAVRIGIYGQAIRATLYGKVAMVRRMGRPALPPGVDLALDRASLPAAGFLATAARGEPVSFQERAPRFPCDLPLRVEHGGGAFDTSALNVSDGGCAVRWPGQLPLVGDLVLLRLGRGVFAPAARAVVCWNQPGGAVERTAGLRLVLEGRAGRAWRGVVAGVARAGRRPA
- the secD gene encoding protein translocase subunit SecD, giving the protein MERSWYWRVALVVAVAILSIYQLVPSWFYFKLPPDQRNTEAYDTSVPGWAPDAKHHLNLGLDLQGGILLSMGVDVDRAVKTKVARRADEIGEFLKGKNVAFTGTKVVGGGAQVEVSAANPGEVKDAVLGSTGYSEEMYSPGGAPDGAVRFAFKDSVLRDFREKAVKQAEKVIRNRVDKWGVTEPDIKTKANNQIQVQLPGFKDPEKAKELLGRTAQLEFKIADDENPVLDQVRTQLPQCQGDRQGLSLPLPESGCWTVEPVELPSGGSRAATMVAANTRTELEKVITEKLNPLLDPQKNVVGIGEGQVGQGPIKTTYYRTYLLRAKTELTGDYIADAAVAIDQSDTLQRGRPVVSFKMSPEGARLMDKLTSENMRRRMATVLDDKVETAPYIQGRISSNGQITLGSGRNQQDMFDEANGIALVLKAGALPAPVTITEERTVGATLGPELVRKGTLAALVGLALVVVFMVVYYRGTGLVADVALALNGLLVLAVMSMIGTTLTLPGIAGFVLTLGMAVDANVLINERIREEMRAGRNVRQSVQLGYDRVFWTIVDSHVTTLVAGVVLFQYGSGPIRGFAVTLIIGLVASMFTSIVVTRVIMEYFTRHDTARLSV
- the secF gene encoding protein translocase subunit SecF — protein: MQFKTFDIIPHDTKFDFVGKRHIAVALSLVVNLAVIVWSLPFVHGLNMGVDFAGGTEMEVQFGKAVDPADIRKTVEDLGFKGASVQTYGAEAEHTFLIRVERISLLTEADVARVADAVKAKLPVAGFAFNPEFGDKIDFQFSGAVDAAAVRAAVEAAGVKVRDVREEQGLTAGTRSYAVITQGIQENVQAGLKDHLGDAQPNVRRVEYVGPAAGRELQAQGLKAILYAIGLIVVYIGLRFDFRFSPGVVIAMLHDAIMTMGYFTITGREFNLTSIAVILTVVGYSVNDTVVIYDRIRENQAKLRGRSLSDIVNLSINEVLGRTFLTSFATALSLIGLLVYGVGTIFDFSMAMLFGIISGTYSTWFIAAPMTIWLEERAEKKKAKAKGAAAAAAAQPQARTAK
- the tgt gene encoding tRNA guanosine(34) transglycosylase Tgt; amino-acid sequence: MIRFQLLAEDGAARRGRLETAHGTVETPVFMPVGTAATVKTLEPRDLQALGAGIVLANTYHLYLRPGHERIQRLGRLHRFMSWPGAVLTDSGGFQVFSLGEKGAGRERGGPGLVEISEEGVTFRSHLDGSRHFLSPEKAIEVQEALGADVIMAFDECPPALADRAYHELSLARTQRWLVRCRDAWREIEAREGPRCALFGIAQGGLHGDLRARAIEEAAALDLPGYALGGYAVGETPAEMWDGVARDAPRLPREKPRYLMGVGTPEDLLAGIAAGVDMFDCVLPTRTARNGLLFTSRGKVVIRNARYADDERPADPECGCYACRTFTRAYLRHLFKAGEILALRANTLHNLHFYLSLMAEARRAIEEGRFAAFRAERLAAWRAAGDG
- a CDS encoding response regulator, which encodes MRIVVIDDDADLRELLVDVLRRMGHAVIGLPAQAGVFQLADLPPADVWVVDHRLPGRLGGEVIRAVHDAPSRHHPVLIGMSGDEHAEDAFRRAGADVFLQKPFDPARLVAAIEAALARRRAAS